The bacterium sequence GCCGACCGGCGCGCCGCCGGCGTCGTCGTCACGCTCGGCGACCTGCCGGCGGGGCTCGCGTCGGTACAGAGCCTCCGCGACGCCTTCGCCGAATACCGCGCCCGCGGCGGCCGCATCGTCGCCCACCTCACGCAGGTCACGACGCGCCAGTACTATCTGGCGAGCGTCGCGAACACGATCGTGATGCCGGAGAGCGGCGTGCTCGACGTCGGCGGCGCGGCCGTCGAGGTTACGTTCTTCGGCGACGCGCTGCGGAGCGCCGGGGTCGGCGGCGAGTTCGAGCAGATCGCGGAGTACAAGTCGGCGGTCGAGCCGTTCACGCGGCGGGAGATGTCGGAGCCGATGCGGGAGCAGCTCAACGCCATCCTCGACTCGGTGTACGACGACCTGATCGGCGAGGTCGCCGCCTCCCGCGGTCTCGAGCCCGCGGCGGTGCGCGCCGCGATCGACCGGGCGCCGCTGTCGGCCGCCGAGGGACGCAACGCCGGACTCGTGGACGCGCTGCTGTACGAGGACGAGCTGCCGGACTACCTCGCCGCGGGCGGACGCGCGCCCGCGATCGTGCCGTGGCGCATCGCGCGCCGCCGGCTGCGCGCGCCGTTCCGGTGGCGCATGCCCGGCCGCGCCGTCGCGGTCATCCCGGTCCGGGGCGCGATCCAGATGGGCGAGAGCCGGCCCCGGGCGCCGATCCCGCTGCCGTTCGCGCGCGGCGAGGCGAGCGGCCACGCGTCGCTGGTCCGCGCGATCCGCGCCGTCGAGCGCAACCCGCTCTTCGGGGCGATCGTGCTGTCGGTCGACTCTCCCGGCGGCTCCGCGCTGGCGTCGGACCTCATCTGGCGCGCGGTCGTGCGGGCGAACCGCGTCAAGCCGGTGGTCGCGTATTTCGGCAACACGGCCGCGTCCGGCGGCTACTACGTCGCCGCCGGGGCGCGCCGGATCATCGCGCAGGCCGGCACGCTGACCGGCTCGATCGGCGTCATCTCGGGCAAGTTCGTCCTTCAAGATTTGGCGCGACGCGCCGGGATTCACCACGAGATCCTGACACGCGGAGAAGCCGCGGCGATGACCTCGCCCTTCCGGCCGTTTTCGCCCGAGCAGCGCCGGCGGCTCCGGACGCAGGCGGAGGAGATCTACGCGCGGTTCGTGGACCGCGTGGCGGAGGGCCGCCGCCTCACGCGCGAGCAGGTCCAGGCGGTGGCGCGGGGCCGGGTGTGGACCGGCCGCCAGGCGCTGCAGCACCGCCTGGTCGATCGCCTCGGCGACTTCTACACGGCCGTCGACACGGCGAAGGAGCTGATGGGCCTCGCGCCGTCGCGCGTCGTTCCGGTGTTCATCGTCCGTCCGCCCCGCGCGGTGACGATCGGGCGCCGGTCGGCACTCGGGATGCTCGACGCCGCGGAGATGCTGCTGCGCGAGGGCGTGCTGGCGTTCATGCCGTGGGAGATCACGCTGCGATGAGCGCGCTGGGGATAACGGTGCTCGCGAGCGGGAGCGCCGGCAACGCGCTGCTCCTCGAGTGCGGGGCGGAGCGCGTGCTGGTCGACGCGGGGGTGTCGCTCGACGCGCTTGAACGGGCGATGGCGCGCCTGGCGCTCGCGCCGCGCGACGTGCGCGCGGTCGTGCTGACGCACGAGCACGACGACCACGCACGCGGGGCCGGACCGCTCTCGCGCGCGGCCGGCGTCCGCGTCTACGCGACGGCCGCCACCCTCGCCGCGGCGGCCCAGCCGCTCGCCGGCGCGGTCGTGGAAGCGTTCGCGCCCGGCGCGCCGTTTGCGATCGGCCCGTTCGAGATCATCGCGTTCCCGGTGCCGCACGACGCGGTGGAGCCCGTCGGCGTATCCGTCGCGGCGGCGGGCCGCCGCGTCGTCGTCGCGACGGACCTCGGAGCGGCCGACGAGGTTCTCGACGCCCAGCTCGCCGGGGCCGACCTCGCCGTGCTCGAGAGCAACTACGACCTCGGGCTGCTGCACGTGAGCGGCTACCCGTGGTTTCTCAAGAACCGCATCCTCGGCGGGCGCGGGCACCTCAGCAACGACGACGCGGCGCGGGCGCTCGCGCGCACCGCGTCGCCGGCCCGCGCGGCCGGGCGGCGCCGCGGCGTCTGTCTCGTCCACCTCAGCGACACGAACAACCTCGCTCCGCTCGCGCGCGACACCGTGCGGGCGGCGCTCGACGCGGCGGATCCACCGGCGTCGTCGAACGGCCACGCCGCGGGTCGGGGACGGCCGCCGCTCCTGGCCGTGCGGCCGAACGGGCGGACGGAACGGCTGCTCGTCGATTGGTAGGCGGGCGCGCCTCGGCCAGGCGCGCGACTCGGGGAGGACCGCGGATGCGGACGATCACGATCACGGCCGGCAAGGTCAGCGCCACCGCCACGCTCGGGACCGGCAAGACGGCGGACGCCGTCTGGAACGCCCTGCCGCTCGAAGCGCGCGCGAGCACGTGGGGGGACGAGATCTACTTCTCGATCCCCGTCGAATGCGCCCCCGAGGCGCCGCGGGAAGTCGTGGAGATGGGCGACCTGGGTTACTGGCCGCCGGGCAGCGCCTTCTGCATCTTCTTCGGTCCCACGCCCGCGAGTCACGGCCGCGAGATCCGGCCGGCGAGCCCCGTGAACGTCTTCGGCCGAGTCTCCGGCGACGCGACGGTGTTCAAGGCGGTGCGTTCCGGGACGGCGGTCACGA is a genomic window containing:
- a CDS encoding MBL fold metallo-hydrolase, with product MSALGITVLASGSAGNALLLECGAERVLVDAGVSLDALERAMARLALAPRDVRAVVLTHEHDDHARGAGPLSRAAGVRVYATAATLAAAAQPLAGAVVEAFAPGAPFAIGPFEIIAFPVPHDAVEPVGVSVAAAGRRVVVATDLGAADEVLDAQLAGADLAVLESNYDLGLLHVSGYPWFLKNRILGGRGHLSNDDAARALARTASPARAAGRRRGVCLVHLSDTNNLAPLARDTVRAALDAADPPASSNGHAAGRGRPPLLAVRPNGRTERLLVDW
- the sppA gene encoding signal peptide peptidase SppA, encoding MQLLIRLSDLVYDTGILIRNLLVSLFGPRPVYVLLELAGPYPDHRTRDPWWVRRPQTIEDVRRQLAVIRADRRAAGVVVTLGDLPAGLASVQSLRDAFAEYRARGGRIVAHLTQVTTRQYYLASVANTIVMPESGVLDVGGAAVEVTFFGDALRSAGVGGEFEQIAEYKSAVEPFTRREMSEPMREQLNAILDSVYDDLIGEVAASRGLEPAAVRAAIDRAPLSAAEGRNAGLVDALLYEDELPDYLAAGGRAPAIVPWRIARRRLRAPFRWRMPGRAVAVIPVRGAIQMGESRPRAPIPLPFARGEASGHASLVRAIRAVERNPLFGAIVLSVDSPGGSALASDLIWRAVVRANRVKPVVAYFGNTAASGGYYVAAGARRIIAQAGTLTGSIGVISGKFVLQDLARRAGIHHEILTRGEAAAMTSPFRPFSPEQRRRLRTQAEEIYARFVDRVAEGRRLTREQVQAVARGRVWTGRQALQHRLVDRLGDFYTAVDTAKELMGLAPSRVVPVFIVRPPRAVTIGRRSALGMLDAAEMLLREGVLAFMPWEITLR
- a CDS encoding cyclophilin-like fold protein; the encoded protein is MRTITITAGKVSATATLGTGKTADAVWNALPLEARASTWGDEIYFSIPVECAPEAPREVVEMGDLGYWPPGSAFCIFFGPTPASHGREIRPASPVNVFGRVSGDATVFKAVRSGTAVTIERAT